A genome region from Streptomyces sp. S4.7 includes the following:
- a CDS encoding FAD-dependent oxidoreductase: MTDSQPLPGQYESFWMATAGATGDPALNEDVTVDAVVVGGGIAGLSTAWELVTAGRTVAVLEADRIAAGVTGYTTAKVSALHTLVYDRLRRTRDQDAARLYALSQQGAVERVAEIVAMLGISCDLERAPAYTYATEPAAVPELRAEAEAAAAAGLAASYVDRTDLPYEVSGAVRVDAQAQFHPRKYLLALAADFRAKGGLIFERSRATGLTEGSPCRVTVESGHTVTARDVVVATHFPVFDRALTFARLSPRRELVVAAPIAAEIAPTGMYITQEDGKRSVRTAPLDDERRLLIVTGESFTPGTGDPREGFRRLDAWMRARFPVGGTAYRWAAQDNDSTDTVPLVGPFHAGSRHTYVATGFGGWGMSGGVMAGRLLTGLVLGEEPPWAALYDPRRLASTLREAPALLRQQADVAKHFVGDRLRTTHVDSVAQVPPGTGAVVRVNGQRCAVYRDADGVASAVSARCTHLGCLVAFNDAETAWECPCHGSRFGVDGSVLQGPAVHPLEKRNVSGG; encoded by the coding sequence ATGACCGACTCACAGCCCTTGCCCGGACAGTATGAATCCTTCTGGATGGCGACCGCCGGTGCCACCGGTGACCCGGCGCTGAACGAGGACGTCACCGTCGACGCGGTCGTGGTGGGCGGCGGCATCGCGGGGCTGAGCACGGCATGGGAGCTGGTCACCGCCGGCCGGACGGTCGCCGTGCTGGAGGCCGACCGGATCGCGGCCGGCGTCACCGGATACACCACCGCGAAGGTCTCCGCGCTGCACACCCTGGTCTACGACCGGCTGCGCCGGACACGTGACCAGGACGCCGCGCGACTGTACGCGCTCTCGCAGCAGGGCGCGGTGGAACGGGTGGCCGAGATCGTCGCCATGCTCGGTATCTCCTGCGACCTGGAGCGGGCGCCCGCCTACACCTACGCCACCGAGCCCGCCGCCGTTCCCGAACTGCGGGCCGAGGCCGAGGCGGCCGCGGCGGCCGGTCTCGCGGCCTCGTACGTGGACCGCACCGATCTGCCCTACGAGGTGAGCGGCGCCGTCCGGGTGGACGCGCAGGCGCAGTTCCACCCCCGCAAATATCTGCTCGCACTCGCCGCGGACTTCCGGGCCAAGGGCGGCCTGATCTTCGAGCGCTCGCGCGCCACCGGCCTCACGGAGGGCTCACCCTGCCGCGTCACGGTCGAGTCCGGTCACACCGTCACGGCGCGCGACGTGGTGGTCGCCACCCATTTCCCCGTATTCGACAGGGCCCTGACCTTCGCGCGGCTCTCCCCGCGCAGGGAACTGGTGGTCGCCGCCCCGATCGCCGCCGAGATCGCGCCGACCGGCATGTACATCACCCAGGAGGACGGCAAGCGGTCGGTGCGCACCGCACCGCTCGACGACGAGCGGCGGCTGCTCATCGTCACCGGCGAGAGCTTCACTCCCGGCACGGGTGACCCCCGCGAGGGGTTCCGGCGTCTGGACGCCTGGATGCGCGCCAGGTTCCCCGTCGGCGGGACCGCCTACCGCTGGGCCGCCCAGGACAACGACTCCACCGACACCGTCCCGCTCGTCGGCCCCTTCCACGCCGGTTCCCGCCACACGTACGTGGCCACCGGGTTCGGCGGCTGGGGCATGAGCGGCGGCGTCATGGCCGGCCGGCTTCTGACCGGCCTCGTCCTGGGCGAGGAGCCGCCGTGGGCCGCCCTGTACGACCCGCGCAGGCTGGCGAGCACCCTGCGCGAAGCGCCCGCCCTGCTGAGGCAACAGGCCGACGTGGCAAAGCACTTCGTCGGCGACCGGCTGCGCACCACCCACGTGGACTCGGTCGCACAGGTCCCGCCGGGCACCGGAGCGGTGGTACGTGTCAACGGCCAGCGCTGCGCGGTCTACCGGGACGCGGACGGTGTGGCCAGCGCCGTATCCGCGCGGTGTACGCATCTGGGGTGCCTGGTGGCCTTCAACGACGCCGAGACCGCGTGGG
- a CDS encoding DUF3618 domain-containing protein: protein MTGKPDKGADEPTPDELRERIEGTREELGRTVEELAAKADVKAQARQKAAAVRGKAAGAARQAQGKGADLLRSARDNTPEPVREQAAQAATAARRNQGVVFAGGAALVLAYFLARRTGSGRSKRAHAGPGRCARG from the coding sequence ATGACCGGGAAACCAGACAAGGGCGCGGACGAGCCCACCCCCGACGAGCTGCGTGAGCGCATCGAAGGGACGCGCGAGGAGCTCGGACGGACGGTCGAGGAGCTGGCCGCGAAGGCCGACGTGAAGGCACAGGCCAGGCAGAAGGCGGCAGCCGTCAGGGGAAAGGCGGCGGGGGCCGCACGGCAGGCACAGGGGAAAGGCGCCGACCTGTTGCGGTCGGCGCGGGACAACACCCCCGAGCCCGTACGCGAGCAGGCGGCACAAGCAGCCACGGCGGCCCGGCGGAACCAGGGCGTGGTGTTCGCCGGTGGCGCCGCACTCGTACTGGCGTACTTCCTGGCCCGCAGGACAGGAAGCGGGCGATCGAAGCGTGCGCACGCGGGTCCGGGGAGGTGCGCGAGGGGCTGA